One segment of Rhodopirellula baltica SH 1 DNA contains the following:
- a CDS encoding choice-of-anchor Q domain-containing protein: MFGFRSARLLDNQSLDQHDTSHSEKELGKSRKLRGRRTKTRRATLNRLIGERLEERRVLAAYVVDTALDVVAEDGMVSLREAIQASNSNIAINADTEAGSPTSTEIDSISFADGLSSILLGSELEITESLRISLGDSSSQIVSGDNASRIFAINASGDDAVSVDLSGVTLRDGVAESGGAIYVGSGQSLSLTNVTLTGNIATGDDADMGGGALANDGGNVTIDDSTIVGNIANGASGSGGGILNLGTLTVSGGEISDNTANRAGGGIEATAGSSTTLTDVLMELNVAGPDESAAPGNGGALHISGDGNADISGGTIRDNTAAREGGGLWNNTGTMIVDGTILTGNVASGDAADDGGGAIFNNGGTLTVSNATISGNAADGDLGSGGGIFSTDGAVTINLSQIGGAIPSEGNTANRAGGGIEVIDGTVTLNFGTDVSNNFAGINGGGLHSTGAADVTSNLAIFGSNTAASEGGGLWNSSTGTMTVNGGAITSNVASGDDASNGGGGLFNDGGTLNVIDAVIGFNIADGVSGSGGGILNDGGSLAISGNTSVSNNRANRAGGGIEVTGGSTTSIADASISSNLAGVSPAVAAPGNGGGLHVGDDGVVTITGGSVTDNEAVEGGGLWNSAAGSLTIDGTTISGNTAVEGGGVYNDEAAALSDQMFSMTFESLNGSGVSGTGMVIVQSPSETTRTVRVVIDAEGLQDLSGIPGAIHVAHVHGQFAGNANLPILNQGDGPFFDGAGGAANGFPPVNSVAPSLANDDGRTIADGFLDFLEGRPQYGPVVLNLTSTQMRDAGPNGSNPPDGVPPLSHFLALAGAGDIDAAALFPNGTEFNLDTTYTFDLTNADEERQFNNLAPLGLREVVLHGQTVDTAISDAIDAAAMGTAPGGVDLGDGTSFRVTAPVAVALITPVSGSVTITDATITDNTAIGGDATEGGGGIHNSGSLSVSDSEINGNTASGAAGSGGGIWNAGIASIQDSEISGNTANRAGGGIEATETSSTSLTDVNLDGNNVGVSPAVASPGNGGGLHVTGSGTVTISGGTVNDNVAASEGGGLWNGTGVMTVTNTTISGNTASGDDADNGGGGLFNVGGNLIVTDSTVINNVADGASGSGGGILNQGTLTVSGSDISENTANRAGGAIEVTAGSSTTLTDVSMDRNIAGPDGSASPGNGGALHVSGGGVVTITGGTVSNNIAASEGGGLWNSVSGSLTVDGTLVSENSAPIGGGIFNDSGVDVTSQTFQTSLSALNDSGVSGTATVTVDTSDPDNPSITVNINASGLVPNQPHIQHIHGRFASDLDTTGTIPGPFLGEGGVAIDSRTPDAGDDANGDGFITVGEGIAGYGNVLLNLSSPRAPVPLEGNSPLADFNLADFPTADDGTIDFSETYTFDLSDVDQARQYNNLLPMSLREIVLHGVNTDVDVDGDGSPDGYRVTGPAASGTLQAVGGTLSIVNAQITGNVASGDGGGIANESGHVSITDSSISGNVSGGDEPGEGGGGVFNDGGVVTITDSDVIENTAMAGLGNGGGILNANGGTLVVRGGTISNNDASRAGGGVENAGNATFFETEFDGNVTGINGGALHTSGPWTANFIDATITGNSAGAEGGGVWNSVSGTIALVGTNVEGNLASGADADQGGGGIFNDGGTVSINSSTVNNNTADGTAGSGGGILNLGSMTITGSTISGNMANRAGGGIEATDASSTSLTDVNLDGNNVGISPAVAAPGNGGGLHVTGSGTVTISGGTVNNNVAASEGGGLWNGTGEMTVTGITISGNTASGDDADNGGGGLFNVGGTLSVIDATVTGNFADGASGSGGGILNLGMLTVSGGEISDNTANRAGGGIEATAGSSTTLTDVLMELNVAGPDGSAAPGNGGALHISGDGNADISGGTIRDNTAAREGGGLWNNTGTMTVDGTILTGNVASGDAADDGGGAIFNNGGTLTVSNATISGNAADGVLGSGGGIFSADGAVTINLSQIGGAIPSEGNTANRAGGGIEVIDGTVTLNFGTDVSNNFAGINGGGLHSTGAANVTSNLAIFGSNTAASEGGGLWNSSTGTMTINGGAITSNVASGDDASNGGGGLFNDGGTLNVIDAVIGFNIADGASGSGGGILNDGGTLTVSGNTTISNNTANRAGGGIEATSGTLNTISGTTISSNNAGVSPAVASPGNGGGIHIGGDGQLTISGGSVTDNSAALEGGGLWNGSGLMTINGTTISGNTALGEGADDGGGGVFNNGGSIAITNGSIRDNVASGSAGSGGGLLNFGGLVEMTGTTITGNRANRAGGGIESTADSSTTLLNVSLNLNNAGVSPATAAPGNGGGFHVTGNGSVEITGGTVNGNVAASEGGGLWNGTGTMTVDGTVIDGNVASGDDADNGGGGIFNVGGTLVISDATIRNNVADGVSGSGGGIFNAGTATIDNTTISDNTANRAGGGLEAIGGSTTSFTGGSLIDNVAGPSGSAAPGNGGAVHISNDGSVELTEVVVNGNTAASEGGGLWNSSTGTLVVTRSTISNNITIDGGGIFADGDGGVVTVVNSTIAANSASNDGGGVLSEGGTVSLTSVTVADNSASQGGGISVEAGMLSLINSIVSRNNASTNSNLLGAIADSGNNLVDVDAGLGTLGDFGGPTPTIPLLSGSAALDAGGLAGVTTDQRGVSRPQGPGVDIGAFESDLAVPVAASLSIAADNAQRVEGDSGTTAFTFTVTRAENTIGTVTVDYSVVGSGDNPADSSDFGGTLPTGTVTFADGESTATITVNVSGDTQVESNESFAVVLSNASDDTVISQADAEGVILNDDINERETRILVPTFVARPHLIPGDGIPTAIIFQALTDTTVTVTPISVTSLSETVRIVDADTLTVSTYQNGVATANLRAGELYAVIFEPLSSDRIFSIRSSAGSDTLTNRAATNILQPTDTSADGETTALDALMVINELNRLNDAGGEPLLGSFVDVNRDASVTALDALLVINHLNRMELSTNTASGEFNAPQVPFANSERNELLSDEVDEFFDSGEVIGFEEPGRTIASSFAGSASTAAATLIGVDEAMTELNDEEDSSSMTTEIELLDAV; encoded by the coding sequence ATGTTCGGATTTCGTTCTGCCCGCTTGCTCGATAATCAATCACTTGATCAGCACGACACTTCTCATTCCGAAAAAGAACTTGGGAAATCTCGGAAACTGAGAGGACGCAGAACGAAAACACGCCGTGCAACTCTGAATCGATTGATCGGCGAGCGTCTCGAGGAGCGTCGTGTTCTGGCGGCCTATGTCGTCGACACTGCTTTGGACGTCGTCGCCGAAGATGGCATGGTCAGTCTACGAGAGGCGATTCAGGCGTCGAACAGCAATATTGCGATCAATGCGGATACCGAAGCCGGTAGTCCTACCTCGACCGAAATCGACAGCATCAGCTTTGCCGATGGCTTGAGCTCGATTCTTTTGGGCAGCGAATTGGAGATCACCGAATCGCTTCGGATCTCCTTGGGTGATTCATCCAGCCAAATCGTGAGTGGCGACAATGCATCGCGAATATTTGCGATCAACGCGTCAGGGGATGATGCGGTGAGCGTCGACCTTTCCGGGGTGACGCTGCGAGATGGAGTGGCGGAATCGGGCGGTGCCATCTACGTCGGATCGGGGCAATCACTCTCGCTCACCAACGTCACCTTGACGGGGAACATTGCGACTGGTGATGACGCTGACATGGGCGGCGGTGCGTTGGCCAATGATGGCGGAAACGTGACGATCGATGATTCAACGATCGTAGGAAACATCGCAAACGGTGCTTCGGGCAGCGGTGGTGGCATCCTGAACCTAGGAACATTGACAGTTTCCGGCGGCGAGATCAGCGACAACACGGCAAACCGTGCGGGTGGCGGGATCGAAGCCACCGCAGGTAGCAGCACAACGCTGACGGACGTGTTGATGGAACTCAACGTTGCTGGACCTGATGAATCAGCCGCGCCGGGCAACGGTGGTGCACTGCATATCTCTGGTGATGGCAACGCGGATATCTCGGGCGGAACGATACGCGACAACACAGCGGCCCGCGAAGGTGGTGGTCTTTGGAACAACACCGGGACGATGATTGTCGACGGAACGATCCTGACCGGCAACGTGGCCTCTGGTGATGCGGCGGACGACGGTGGTGGAGCGATCTTCAATAACGGTGGAACACTGACGGTCAGCAATGCAACGATCAGTGGCAACGCGGCTGACGGTGATTTGGGAAGTGGCGGCGGTATCTTCAGCACTGACGGTGCGGTGACGATTAACTTGAGCCAAATCGGTGGTGCGATTCCATCCGAGGGCAACACTGCTAATCGTGCTGGTGGTGGTATCGAAGTGATCGATGGGACGGTGACGTTGAACTTTGGAACGGATGTTTCGAACAACTTCGCTGGCATCAACGGTGGCGGATTGCACTCGACCGGAGCAGCCGATGTCACATCGAACTTGGCCATTTTCGGTAGCAACACGGCGGCGAGCGAAGGCGGAGGGTTGTGGAACTCATCGACCGGAACGATGACGGTCAACGGCGGGGCGATCACATCGAACGTCGCCAGTGGCGATGACGCCAGCAACGGCGGCGGCGGTTTGTTCAACGACGGCGGCACGCTGAACGTGATCGACGCGGTCATCGGATTCAACATCGCCGACGGTGTTAGCGGGAGCGGCGGGGGGATTCTCAATGATGGAGGATCACTCGCCATCAGTGGCAACACATCCGTTTCCAACAACCGAGCCAATCGGGCTGGTGGCGGGATCGAGGTGACCGGCGGGAGCACAACTTCGATCGCCGACGCATCGATCTCATCTAACTTGGCGGGGGTATCACCCGCGGTCGCGGCGCCCGGCAATGGTGGCGGACTGCATGTTGGTGACGACGGTGTCGTTACGATCACCGGTGGTTCGGTCACAGACAACGAGGCGGTCGAAGGTGGTGGACTTTGGAATTCGGCTGCAGGTTCGCTGACGATCGATGGGACCACGATCAGTGGAAACACGGCGGTTGAAGGGGGCGGCGTTTATAACGACGAGGCAGCAGCTTTGTCGGATCAGATGTTCTCGATGACCTTTGAGAGTCTTAATGGCTCCGGCGTTTCGGGAACCGGCATGGTGATCGTTCAATCGCCATCGGAAACAACTCGCACCGTTCGTGTCGTGATCGATGCGGAGGGGCTGCAAGATTTGTCCGGCATTCCCGGGGCAATACATGTCGCTCACGTTCACGGTCAATTCGCCGGCAATGCAAACTTGCCGATTCTAAATCAGGGCGATGGTCCGTTCTTCGACGGTGCAGGTGGAGCGGCCAATGGCTTTCCACCGGTCAACTCGGTGGCTCCATCTTTGGCCAATGACGATGGACGAACGATCGCCGACGGCTTCTTGGATTTCCTGGAAGGACGTCCGCAGTACGGGCCAGTCGTTTTGAATCTGACATCGACCCAGATGCGAGATGCAGGACCAAACGGTTCGAATCCACCCGACGGTGTTCCTCCGTTGTCGCACTTCCTCGCTTTGGCGGGTGCTGGTGACATCGATGCGGCGGCTCTGTTCCCCAATGGAACCGAGTTCAATCTCGACACGACCTACACATTCGATTTGACAAACGCGGATGAAGAACGCCAGTTCAACAATCTGGCACCGCTTGGTCTTCGCGAAGTCGTGCTGCATGGGCAGACGGTTGACACTGCGATCTCGGATGCAATTGATGCAGCGGCCATGGGGACTGCTCCGGGTGGCGTGGATCTGGGCGATGGGACATCGTTTCGCGTAACGGCTCCCGTTGCCGTTGCGTTGATCACTCCGGTCAGTGGCAGCGTGACGATCACCGACGCAACGATCACGGACAACACCGCGATCGGGGGCGATGCAACCGAAGGTGGTGGCGGAATTCATAACAGCGGGTCACTGTCAGTATCGGACAGCGAGATCAACGGAAACACAGCATCGGGTGCTGCCGGCAGCGGCGGCGGGATTTGGAATGCGGGGATCGCATCGATTCAAGACAGTGAGATTTCAGGCAACACTGCCAATCGAGCCGGTGGTGGTATCGAGGCAACTGAAACGTCGTCCACTTCGCTGACCGATGTGAACTTGGATGGAAACAACGTTGGCGTCAGTCCCGCAGTGGCATCACCTGGCAACGGAGGTGGCTTGCACGTCACTGGTTCCGGAACGGTGACGATCAGTGGCGGCACCGTGAACGACAACGTTGCTGCTTCCGAAGGCGGTGGTTTGTGGAATGGAACCGGTGTGATGACCGTGACTAACACCACGATCAGCGGCAACACAGCATCGGGTGACGATGCGGACAATGGTGGAGGTGGCTTGTTCAATGTTGGCGGCAATCTGATCGTCACGGACTCCACGGTCATCAACAACGTTGCCGACGGTGCATCGGGCAGCGGCGGCGGCATCCTGAACCAAGGAACGCTGACCGTTTCCGGCAGCGATATCAGTGAAAACACTGCCAATCGTGCTGGCGGAGCGATTGAAGTGACCGCTGGATCCTCGACCACGTTGACCGATGTGTCGATGGATCGAAATATCGCCGGGCCAGATGGTTCGGCGTCGCCGGGTAATGGTGGAGCGTTGCACGTCTCCGGTGGTGGTGTCGTGACGATCACCGGCGGGACGGTCTCGAACAACATCGCCGCTAGTGAAGGCGGTGGACTTTGGAATAGCGTGTCCGGGAGTTTGACTGTTGACGGGACTTTGGTGAGCGAGAACTCCGCACCGATCGGGGGCGGTATCTTCAATGACAGCGGTGTCGACGTGACATCGCAAACGTTCCAAACTTCACTGAGTGCACTGAATGATTCTGGCGTGAGCGGAACGGCGACGGTCACTGTGGATACCAGCGACCCCGACAATCCGTCGATCACGGTTAACATCAATGCATCTGGTTTGGTTCCCAATCAACCTCACATTCAACACATCCACGGGCGGTTTGCTTCGGACTTGGATACAACCGGAACGATCCCGGGACCTTTCTTGGGTGAAGGCGGGGTCGCGATCGATTCTCGTACGCCGGACGCCGGCGATGACGCGAACGGGGATGGCTTCATCACGGTTGGCGAAGGGATTGCCGGTTACGGCAATGTGCTGCTGAATTTGTCCAGCCCGCGTGCACCGGTTCCTTTGGAAGGGAATTCACCGTTGGCCGATTTCAACTTGGCTGACTTCCCCACGGCTGATGATGGCACAATCGACTTCAGCGAGACCTACACGTTCGACCTGAGTGATGTCGATCAAGCTCGTCAGTACAACAATTTGTTGCCGATGTCATTGCGTGAGATTGTGCTGCATGGAGTGAACACAGACGTGGATGTTGACGGGGACGGTTCACCCGATGGTTATCGAGTCACCGGGCCCGCCGCGTCGGGGACGTTGCAAGCCGTTGGCGGAACGCTGTCCATCGTGAATGCACAGATCACCGGCAACGTGGCATCAGGCGATGGTGGCGGGATTGCCAACGAAAGCGGACATGTTTCGATTACGGACTCAAGCATTTCTGGCAATGTCAGTGGTGGCGACGAACCGGGTGAAGGTGGCGGAGGTGTCTTCAATGATGGAGGTGTCGTCACAATCACCGACAGCGATGTGATTGAGAACACCGCCATGGCGGGACTCGGGAACGGAGGCGGGATCCTGAATGCGAACGGCGGAACGTTGGTGGTTCGTGGTGGAACCATTTCCAACAACGACGCGTCTCGTGCCGGTGGTGGTGTCGAGAACGCTGGCAACGCAACGTTCTTTGAAACTGAATTCGACGGCAATGTGACCGGAATCAATGGTGGTGCACTGCACACCTCCGGACCGTGGACAGCCAATTTCATTGATGCCACGATTACCGGCAACTCCGCCGGTGCAGAAGGCGGAGGCGTTTGGAATAGTGTGTCGGGAACGATCGCTTTGGTCGGAACCAACGTCGAAGGCAACTTGGCTAGCGGTGCCGATGCTGATCAGGGCGGTGGCGGTATCTTCAATGATGGCGGAACCGTATCAATCAATTCGTCCACTGTGAACAACAACACGGCTGACGGCACTGCCGGAAGCGGTGGCGGCATTCTGAACCTCGGTTCGATGACAATCACCGGTTCAACAATCAGCGGCAACATGGCCAACCGCGCCGGTGGTGGAATCGAAGCCACCGATGCATCCTCCACTTCGTTGACCGATGTCAATCTGGACGGAAACAACGTCGGTATCAGTCCCGCGGTGGCGGCGCCCGGCAACGGAGGTGGTTTGCACGTCACCGGTTCCGGAACGGTGACGATCAGTGGCGGCACGGTGAACAACAACGTTGCGGCATCCGAAGGTGGTGGTTTGTGGAACGGTACCGGTGAGATGACCGTGACTGGAATCACGATCAGCGGCAACACGGCCTCCGGTGATGATGCCGATAACGGCGGTGGCGGACTGTTCAATGTCGGTGGAACGTTGAGTGTCATTGACGCAACTGTCACAGGAAACTTTGCCGACGGTGCTTCGGGCAGCGGCGGTGGCATCCTGAACCTGGGAATGCTGACGGTTTCGGGCGGCGAGATCAGCGACAACACCGCAAACCGTGCGGGTGGCGGGATCGAAGCTACCGCGGGTAGCAGCACAACGCTGACGGATGTGTTGATGGAACTCAACGTTGCCGGACCTGATGGATCTGCCGCGCCGGGTAACGGTGGTGCACTGCATATTTCGGGTGATGGCAACGCGGATATCTCGGGCGGAACGATTCGCGATAACACGGCGGCCCGTGAAGGCGGCGGTCTTTGGAACAACACCGGAACGATGACGGTCGACGGAACGATTCTGACCGGCAACGTGGCCTCGGGTGACGCGGCGGATGACGGCGGTGGAGCGATCTTCAACAACGGCGGAACATTGACGGTCAGCAATGCGACAATCAGTGGCAACGCGGCTGACGGTGTTTTGGGAAGTGGCGGCGGTATCTTCAGTGCTGACGGTGCGGTGACGATTAACTTGAGCCAGATCGGTGGGGCGATTCCATCCGAGGGCAACACGGCCAATCGAGCTGGAGGTGGCATCGAAGTGATCGATGGGACGGTGACATTAAACTTTGGAACGGATGTTTCGAACAACTTTGCCGGCATCAACGGTGGCGGATTGCACTCGACCGGAGCAGCCAACGTCACATCGAACTTGGCCATTTTCGGTAGCAACACGGCGGCGAGCGAGGGCGGAGGATTATGGAACTCATCGACCGGAACGATGACGATCAACGGCGGGGCGATCACATCGAACGTCGCCAGTGGCGATGACGCCAGCAACGGTGGCGGCGGTTTATTCAACGACGGCGGCACGCTGAACGTGATCGACGCGGTCATCGGATTCAACATCGCCGACGGTGCCAGCGGCAGTGGCGGTGGGATTTTGAATGATGGCGGAACGTTGACGGTGAGTGGAAACACGACCATTTCCAACAACACCGCCAATCGTGCTGGCGGCGGCATCGAAGCAACCTCTGGCACGCTGAACACGATCAGCGGAACCACGATCTCATCGAATAACGCCGGTGTCTCTCCTGCTGTCGCTTCACCTGGAAATGGGGGCGGTATTCATATCGGTGGTGATGGGCAGCTAACGATCAGTGGTGGATCTGTCACCGACAATTCCGCTGCTCTCGAAGGTGGCGGACTTTGGAACGGTAGCGGATTGATGACGATCAATGGCACCACTATCTCAGGCAACACCGCGTTGGGTGAAGGAGCAGACGATGGTGGCGGTGGCGTCTTCAACAACGGTGGCTCGATCGCAATCACCAATGGATCGATTCGTGATAACGTTGCCAGTGGATCGGCGGGAAGCGGCGGCGGACTGTTGAATTTTGGTGGTTTGGTGGAAATGACCGGAACAACGATTACCGGCAATCGCGCCAACCGAGCTGGCGGAGGGATCGAGTCGACCGCGGATTCGTCGACAACCTTGCTGAACGTTTCGCTAAATCTGAACAACGCCGGTGTTTCGCCGGCGACGGCGGCACCTGGAAACGGTGGTGGTTTTCACGTCACCGGAAATGGTTCGGTGGAGATCACTGGCGGAACGGTCAACGGGAATGTCGCTGCTTCCGAAGGTGGCGGACTTTGGAATGGGACCGGAACGATGACAGTCGACGGGACAGTCATCGACGGGAATGTCGCGTCGGGTGATGACGCGGATAATGGAGGGGGAGGCATTTTCAATGTCGGTGGAACGCTGGTGATCAGCGACGCGACCATTCGAAACAACGTTGCCGATGGTGTGTCTGGAAGTGGTGGCGGCATTTTCAATGCTGGAACTGCAACGATCGACAACACAACAATCTCAGACAACACTGCCAATCGTGCTGGCGGTGGGTTGGAAGCCATCGGCGGATCGACCACTTCGTTCACCGGTGGATCGCTTATAGACAACGTGGCTGGCCCAAGCGGTTCCGCGGCACCCGGTAACGGAGGCGCGGTTCACATTTCAAACGATGGTTCCGTTGAGCTGACGGAAGTTGTCGTTAATGGGAACACGGCCGCCAGTGAAGGCGGTGGTCTGTGGAACAGCTCGACGGGAACTCTGGTCGTCACCCGTTCGACGATTTCCAACAACATCACAATCGACGGCGGCGGCATCTTTGCTGACGGAGATGGTGGTGTGGTCACCGTTGTTAATTCAACCATCGCGGCAAACTCGGCGTCGAATGATGGTGGCGGTGTTTTGAGCGAAGGTGGAACCGTTTCGTTGACTAGTGTCACAGTCGCTGACAATTCAGCTTCACAGGGTGGGGGCATTTCGGTCGAGGCGGGCATGTTATCGTTAATCAATTCGATTGTTTCGCGGAACAACGCCTCAACCAATTCGAATCTATTGGGGGCAATTGCCGATAGCGGAAACAACCTTGTCGATGTCGACGCAGGTCTTGGAACACTGGGCGACTTTGGTGGTCCAACTCCAACGATTCCTTTGCTCTCGGGAAGCGCGGCTTTGGATGCGGGAGGTTTGGCCGGGGTGACAACCGATCAACGGGGTGTTTCGCGACCGCAAGGTCCAGGCGTCGACATCGGTGCGTTCGAATCAGATTTGGCGGTACCAGTTGCGGCTTCGTTGAGCATCGCTGCTGACAACGCTCAACGCGTTGAAGGTGACTCAGGAACCACCGCGTTCACGTTCACCGTGACTCGAGCAGAAAATACGATTGGAACCGTCACGGTGGACTATTCGGTGGTCGGGAGCGGAGACAATCCAGCAGATTCGAGTGACTTTGGTGGGACGTTGCCGACCGGAACAGTGACATTCGCCGATGGTGAATCGACGGCGACGATCACCGTGAACGTATCAGGTGATACTCAAGTCGAATCCAACGAAAGCTTCGCTGTCGTGCTGAGTAACGCCAGCGATGACACGGTGATTTCGCAAGCGGATGCGGAGGGTGTCATTCTCAACGATGATATCAACGAACGTGAGACGCGAATTTTGGTTCCGACCTTTGTGGCTCGTCCGCATTTGATTCCAGGTGATGGCATTCCAACGGCAATCATCTTCCAAGCGTTGACGGACACAACGGTCACGGTCACTCCGATTAGTGTGACCAGCTTGAGCGAAACGGTGCGGATCGTCGACGCTGATACGTTGACAGTCAGCACCTACCAAAACGGAGTCGCGACGGCAAATCTTCGAGCTGGCGAACTGTACGCGGTCATCTTTGAACCGCTATCAAGCGATCGTATTTTCTCGATTCGATCGTCTGCTGGTTCGGATACGTTGACCAATCGGGCGGCGACGAACATTCTTCAGCCGACGGACACATCGGCGGATGGTGAAACAACCGCTTTGGACGCGTTGATGGTGATCAACGAGCTGAACCGTTTGAACGATGCCGGTGGTGAACCCTTGCTGGGTAGCTTCGTTGATGTCAATCGCGACGCGAGCGTTACGGCACTGGATGCGTTGCTTGTGATCAACCACCTCAATCGAATGGAGCTGTCGACCAACACTGCGTCGGGTGAGTTCAATGCACCACAAGTGCCATTTGCGAACTCTGAACGCAATGAGCTTTTGAGCGATGAAGTCGATGAGTTCTTTGACAGCGGCGAGGTCATCGGTTTTGAAGAACCAGGACGCACGATCGCATCGTCATTCGCCGGATCAGCGTCAACCGCTGCAGCCACGCTGATCGGAGTGGACGAAGCAATGACAGAACTCAATGACGAGGAAGACTCGTCATCAATGACCACTGAGATCGAGTTGTTGGACGCTGTCTAA
- a CDS encoding DUF6869 domain-containing protein codes for MIDSRWDDLSESDWNAFAIAWNSELCGDDASSSIPKLPWLLDDAPSTASEYVVPMNFTASAASQWKFILVAYRTGTEDTHRHLAAGPVEHLLGEHGDEFISLFEQLAEEDARFAKMLRNCLQNEMSGEVWRRLCLARGDGG; via the coding sequence TTGATTGATTCACGCTGGGATGATCTATCGGAGTCGGACTGGAATGCGTTCGCTATCGCATGGAATTCCGAACTCTGTGGCGATGACGCTTCGTCGTCGATTCCCAAGCTTCCTTGGTTGCTAGACGATGCACCAAGCACAGCTAGCGAGTACGTCGTGCCGATGAACTTCACTGCATCAGCAGCGTCTCAGTGGAAATTCATTCTTGTGGCCTATCGGACCGGTACCGAAGATACCCACCGGCATCTTGCTGCTGGTCCGGTGGAACATTTGCTCGGTGAACATGGCGATGAGTTCATTTCCTTGTTTGAACAATTGGCCGAGGAAGATGCACGCTTTGCCAAGATGCTAAGAAATTGTTTGCAGAACGAAATGTCAGGTGAAGTTTGGCGGCGACTATGCTTGGCACGCGGCGACGGAGGTTAA
- a CDS encoding macro domain-containing protein, producing the protein MQLQTVDGDLLDQDVDVIVNAWNRNIIPWWLLLPQGVSGAIKKRGGCVPFRELGKLGPITLGGAVITGAGKLPFKSIIHVAGISMWWRSSEQSIRDSTRNAVALATEHNFESMAFPLIGAGTGGGSADDVLSMMQDELGKCDFDGLIRIVRFRR; encoded by the coding sequence ATGCAACTCCAAACCGTTGATGGGGATCTCCTCGACCAAGACGTCGACGTCATCGTGAACGCTTGGAACCGCAACATCATTCCATGGTGGCTGCTTCTGCCGCAGGGTGTCTCCGGTGCCATCAAAAAACGGGGCGGTTGCGTTCCGTTCCGCGAGCTGGGCAAACTCGGACCCATCACGCTCGGCGGCGCGGTCATTACTGGCGCTGGCAAGCTTCCCTTCAAATCCATCATCCACGTTGCTGGCATCAGCATGTGGTGGCGTTCCTCGGAACAGTCGATACGTGATTCAACACGCAATGCCGTCGCCCTTGCTACTGAACACAACTTTGAATCCATGGCATTTCCGCTGATTGGGGCAGGTACTGGTGGCGGTTCCGCTGATGACGTGCTCTCGATGATGCAAGACGAACTCGGTAAATGTGACTTTGACGGACTCATTCGCATCGTTCGATTTCGGCGCTAG